The Flavobacteriales bacterium genome contains the following window.
GGAAATCCTGGTTGTCTGCCAGTTTTCTTTTATCCCAATACTTCTCCCATAGCTCGTCGCCATCGGATAACCCTCCGGTGTGCCAAAGCAAATGTCGGATGGTTACATTCTTGTATTTCAGTTCGGGTAGATACTTCGTGATGTCGTCGTCGTAGCCCAGCTTACCTCTTTCTTTTAGAATCATGATGCACATGGCGGTAAACTGCTTAGACACCGAAGCCAACCGAAATATAGATTCAATCTTTAAGGTGTCTTTGGTATGGAAGTCTGCATAACCAAAAGCATTTTTATAAATAACCTTTCCGTTTTCGGCAGCCAAAACAGTTCCATTCAGCACTCCTTCCTTATGATAAAACTGAAGAAAACTGTCGATTTCTGCCGCCTTAATTTGTTGTGCTGGTGTTAGGCCTAGCTCGTTTAACGTTTGTCCAATACAAGGAGATACAAATATGAAGACTGTACAATATAGAAAGATGAATTTTCTCAAATGCTTCATGTAGAATTTTGATCGATCAGTCGTTTAAAGATCGAGAAAAATGTAGTTAGCGCCATATTACAGAATAAACAACATATATGTAAGTTCGAGAAAAGAAAGTTTTTAGACTGATTGGGTTCCTGCTCGCACTCTCAAAATTGATGTTGCCCCCAGCAAGTAGTTTGTCGAGCTTATTTATGAAGGATTTAAAGTTGTTATGGAAATTAGAGAAACACGTACAATTAGATTAGCGTAGCCGCAATAGGATTGTTTTCGATTGATTTATTATTATCAGATTTAAAGAAATCTCTTGAAATTAAGGGAGTATTTAAATTTAGTAACACGATATTATTTAAAGATTATTCTAACATTTGACATTTAAAATCTGGTTATATACCTATTAAACGATACGGATTGAAGTGTTGTTTTCCTCCTCTTTTCTTTTGCATCGTGATAATTGTCGTCAAATTTAATTGACAATAGGAGAATTATTGAAAGGAATTGGCTCTTCATTATTACGGTTTTTACGCACACACATTTCAATCAATATAACGATGGTTTTATGGCATATCCAACAAAGTTTGGTTTAGAATGGAATAAAA
Protein-coding sequences here:
- a CDS encoding beta-lactamase family protein, whose protein sequence is MKHLRKFIFLYCTVFIFVSPCIGQTLNELGLTPAQQIKAAEIDSFLQFYHKEGVLNGTVLAAENGKVIYKNAFGYADFHTKDTLKIESIFRLASVSKQFTAMCIMILKERGKLGYDDDITKYLPELKYKNVTIRHLLWHTGGLSDGDELWEKYWDKRKLADNQDFLELIAKYKPKREFAPGKRYSYSNIGYNFLATIVGRASGILFREFVKQNIFEPLEMNNSLV